Genomic DNA from Channa argus isolate prfri chromosome 2, Channa argus male v1.0, whole genome shotgun sequence:
CTGATTCACAACCTCTGTCCAATAACGTTCCAGGTGGCTTCACAGTTTATCTTATCTGGTCACAGGGTGTCAGATGTTACCTCCAATAAACCAACTAAACCAACCCTGGACCCAGAAAATCCTTCATAAAACCTGTTTCTGACTGAAAATGACAACAGGTTTCTGAACTTCTGTGATTTATTGGCTTCACATTAATGTCATATGAATGGAAGACACATTGGGTTAGTTGAGTATCTTCCCTCACAATCAGGATCTTTGTCAGAGTACAGAGACACTTTAACCAACAAGTTCACCAAAGAACTGATGTTCATTAGTGAATCTGGAACCAGGAAGGCAGCGTAAACATCGATAAACTCACCAGATCTGCAGTTTGATCTTCTTGCCATCCAGCTCAATCGTCCTGATCTTAAAGTCTATTcctgaaacacaaaaccaaCATGAAGCTGCAGGTGTTGTTTAACCCCACCCCCCACAGGCAGTATCTGCAGTGTGTATGTTTTACTGCGTGGGGGACAAGAATAGTTCtaaatgaagtgaaaaacatttattaccttttttggggggggggttattatataataaaacataagcaactgcacaaacacaacctgTGCACGTCAGTATGTCACAGGCGTAATGACTTTTATGCTCTGTAATCTAGTTACTTTATGCCGTGTGATACTTTTACTGTAGTAAATGATCTAAGTACTTGTAACTAACTCTGTGCTGCAGTCACCAATCTGAAACTTGCGGCATAAAGAAGACCTGCAGAAATAGAAGCTGTGCAGCTTCTTACAGCTCGACACCTGGATCCAGAAACCTTGTTTTGTTCGTTATCTTCATTTTCTGGTCTGGTTCACATCAAACACCTCTGGTCTCACTACTCGTCCTGACTTAGGACAGCAGCTCCTGTCTGCCCCTTACAAAACACGTCCACAGCTACTGCAGGGACACCAAACAGTCAGCTGATCACAGAGCCCCCTCTGTCTGACCACTGTGGGAGGGAGTTTATCATGAAGTGACTGATAagattttcacaataaaacaagatgtgttcattttaaatagtcaGCACTTTTGTAACTTACTGAACCCAAAATGGTTTAGacctctcattcactcattctgTTCGGTGTGTTGCTCAacgacacttcaacatgtgacagaagGAGCTGGGAATTAAACAAACAACCCTGGCATTAGTGGACGATtggctctacctcctgagccccAGTCGTCCAATTGTTCTATTTTATTCAAGTTTCAAACCAAACTATTGAAGCAGAAGCTGACTGCGGGAACAAAACGACTCATAACTAAACAAGAAGCTGACGACACGGAGTGATGGTGGAAAGTAAATACACTTACTCCACTCTGCACTCATGTACAGTTCTGAGGTACTTTTATTGCACTGAACTTAATataatttctattttcttcTACATTTCAGAGGAAGTGATCTGAGTACTTCTTTCCCCACTGGTCCTGAAGTACACTAGTAGATGAATGTGTGCTTTgaaattacaaaacataaatcaGGAAATGATCCACTTCCTGATTTGGCAAcaaaattcagaaaataaaaaaatgactatttcacttttttatacttagaattaaaatgtgcatagaaaatgttcttttgtcagTTTTCACCTTGAAGTCAGCTCAGCGggaaagaaacaacacaagcaGGTTTTACTGGAGACGATGTGGTGAaatcaaacatacacagactAAGGCTCCGCATTACAGAGAAAATGCTTGATTCTCATCTGTTGCTATTTtcagtgaaatgtaaatgttctgttttcttAACGCTTTCATCCAAAGTTCTTTACAAgcttgcttctcattcacactcacacactgatgacggAGGGTccaggatcgaaccactgaccctgtaatCTGTAAACGGCTGCCTGGTTAACTCTTTCTCAGACTTTTCCAACAGATTCGCTCTGTCTGCAGGGTCACGTGAGACGACATCACACAACGATATCAACATCATCACAGGGAGGAATTCTCACAACACAGGAAcgtattttatgtgttttcctcctacaaagagaagaaaacttCACACTGTTCTCCGTCACTGCCTTTAATACATCCACTTCCAGTGAGAGAAAGACAATGCCCCACACTGATTAATTTCTCATTTCCATGTATAAAGACAAGAATTTAAATCAAGGGCTTGTGTGTGGCTCATGATCTAAGTAGTTCTTCCATCCCAGATGTAATGAAAATCCCTCcagatgattttatttttccctaCAGCTCAATCCACAgcttttgtttattcatttcaaaataaaaattaaaaaagtttgcAAAGCCACGGTCCACTAATAACGACCAGAGATGTAATAAAGTAACTGTAACTAAAAGAATCTACCTGAATCCTGAATCTATATGAGAACCACAGTCCATCTGGCATTCTGTGGATGTGAAACAATCCTGAACCCtaaggcagacagacaggacCAGGTCAACACCTTCTGACAGTGCAGGGACGTCTCCAGTGTTGAACAGAAAGAAGCCTGTTTATAGGCAGAAGAAGACAtctcccacttcctgtttcctgcagAACCACCACAGAGCGAGTCGCTGTGATGCACCGGAAACACATACAGAGCAAACGATTGTCTCTGTGAGGGCCAGAGTCAGGGCTTAACCAAGTGGTAAAGACACATCTGCACCATAAGGACATTGTGGATGGTCCTGGTTCAGGTCCTGCTGTCACAACTAACAACTGTTCTCTTCCTAAACCAATCAGACCTGCACCACCATCACGTTTTGATTCTAAGCACTGTGATCTATTACGTCTGCACCAGCAGGGAGGTCCACTGCAGCAAACTAAGCCCTCCTTTTTACAAATGTCAGGACTGAGTTCCCTTATGAAGTAATTTGAACACTGGAAGTGTTGTTATGTAACTTTAACAACtatatttaatagaaatatgatCTGTAATCGCTCTGATTGTGGCACAGTCAGAGCTTTAATAGAGGATCACCCTTGTGACCAACCAAAGAGTTTCTTCCTGGGCTTCTTATTTGTTGTAAATGTGATAAAGATCAACACCTGATGCGTAGCAGAGCTTCGTTgccttgtacttgtacatgtgtaatgacaaagtTTAATCTAAAGGCTACAGCTACCGTTAGCTTAAGTCACATACTGTTGCTTAAATTTAATAACTGGATTTTAGCAGCCCCTTCATCCAACTCTTCATTTCAGGTCAGAACAAGTCAATTTCATTTgttctgataataaaaaattGTTGGATTTTAAGTTAATAAATTTTCCATTAATTATTGTTCAGAGAAATCACTTTCTTTTCTACACAAAAGTTTAAAGAACTTGACTTCAGTAGAGAATTTGCGGACAACTTTTACTGGAGTAGTGCCTTTGTGTGCTGATCGgcggggtcaaaggtcaccccCCCCACAACGGTTTCACTTTCAGCTAGCTCCGCAGCTAATGTCTCCCCCCGCCCCACTAAGAGGTCTGCGGTCTGAGCCCCCCCTCCACGGTCCACGGTCTACTCACCTATAGTGGAGATGAAGGTGGTGTTGAAGGCGTCCTCGCTGAACCGGAACAGTAGGCAGGTTTTACCGACGCCGCTGTCACCgatcagcagcagcttcaacAGGTAGTCGTAGGTTTTTGCCATCTTCCTGCCGTGTGTCccgctgctcccggtgagttcACGGAACCACCAGCCTCCTCACGTCCTCACTGCTTCACTGGGAGATCCGGTTCTGTTGTAGAAACGGGACCGACAGGGAGCAGGAAACAGCCCTGCTTTAGAAATCCGCAAAACACCACAACGCACATCCGGGGCGggattttcacaataaaacacgTAAACCCAAACCACTACTATTAATTTGTGTAGTAATTGCTCGCACCTGAGTTAGTTTCACTTTGGTATAGTTACCTTCTAATCATAACTACagcaacaaattaatttaatcacAACTTCGCAGAGAAATTGCATAATTTGCTcatgatttattgttatttgatCTTCTTAGTATTCTGCTGGCTTTGTCAGTTAATCATCCTTGCACTATTCAGCCAGTGATGTGTATTAGCTGCTGTTTGATTTTTAACTAGACTTAAATTTTCATTATCTAAGGATAAGCATTTGGGTATTTCATTAATTCAAGGTTGTTTACTATAATCCTGTTTAAATAagctttattgtattttctttctagaggacattgcattttatttaatttaggtCCTACAGACTTATTGACCGATCGGTGGCGGATCGGCCTCGTCTCTAAGACCTCATTGCAGTGGGACTGCAGATAACAAATAGAGCTTTATTTTGATGGTGAAAGCGCGTTTTTTTCCGGTCCCTGTCCTGCTGCTTGACGCACTCAGGAAACAGGGGGTGTGGTTCTCCCGCGACATCGTCAGGGAGGGGCGGGGCGTGTCTTCAGTGGAGGGCCGCCAGTTTGGACGAAGTTTACCAAGATCAGCTGGAAACAATGACACTGATGTAGTAATGAAATCGGTCCGGCAGCCAAAAAACGAATTACTGTCGTCACCTCATATGTCTCAAAGTTCGCTTAAAGTTAAATCTAATTCCTTTGTAACAACACGTAAGATTTAAACATGAACAAGCATAAACATGAACTATTTTAGTGTACATttggaattaaaaatgtttaattggtTAAGTCTTTAAGATTAAtggataataaatgtaaaagttaaatatttgatgttttagCTAAAGAATGTAAAGGATTTGGTTTGTAaatttttgtttgactttttacaATAAACTGAAGCTTTTCAAACCTTATACACTTTTAAACACCTGCAGAAACTGTTGGACTTCACTGCCACTAGCACAAAACACACTCATCCACATTTATCTGATAAAGAGCCTGAAAACTCTGGTAGTATCTTTTCAAAAAGGCCTTTTTAATGGAAACTTAAAGTACTTTAACCAGCAGGTTTGTCTACACTTCATAGAATGTGTATAAATTTACATACACTCTATGATATAAACATATCAAACACTAACTTCCTTAACAGATTTGTGTATTTACTGAAGAGAGGAGCATGAGACAGAAACAGTAgatgaaacaataaataacGACATCAAAGGTACATTTTTAGCAGATCaccataaaaaaatagaaaatatccCAAAAACGCAgagattaatattattaatataatgatCTATTTCATACTACTTTCATACTTTCATCCCCCTTTGGTCATGTCAGTGTGTGCGTATCTTTGCTACATGTTTCCTTGTGTGAGGTGCACAGGTAACAGTTGCAGAAGCGGCCCCCCCAGATTGGtaaatacaggaaaacacaagtACAGATGAGAGAAATGGGAAAgctcaggaggaggaggagggaggaagaggagggaggcaAAGGGGACGTGGAGAGACATTGTGATCAGTCACAGCAGTGTTTGGGGGTTTAGGTAGATACTCTGCTTCAGTCCAGGTCCTGAATACGACGGCAGATCTCAGCTGTAAACTCTGAACACTTGGAGTTTCCTCCCAGGTCCTTTGTCAGCACCTGATAGAGAGGGAAATCATTGTCGTCTTCATCGTTATCATCAATGTTAACATGGTTACCAACTCAAAAGAAGCTcattaaacagtaaaacaaaattcataTGAGCATCTAACCAGGCCAGGACTTGTATTTGTCAACTGTCTTAGACTGTTACAACTTCCTAACATGATGTTTTCTGTCTCTACTGCAGAGCAGACCTCTTCTTGCTATTGTCAATATTCAGGCAGAAACTTGTGTATATTCACATAATGATGCAGAGCTGAGCTCATTAAAATTAGATTAAGATTATCATAAAGATCACACGTCTCCACAGGAGCCCCTTTATTAAAACTTTGAATGGTTTATTAACAGGGAAGATGCAGCTTTGCTGGAGAGATGAGCCTGAGACTGTATCTGCCATAATCTAATTCTGATCACACTCACTTAAAACACAttctgggcgactgtggcacagaaaGGTAAAGCGGTCAtgcaccaatcccacagttgttggttcgatccccggctcctccgttCACATGTTGAagcgtccttgagcaagatgctgaaccccaacttaatttcTACCAGTCAGcgttggccagctacatagtagctccccatcggtgtgtgagattgtgagtgggtgattaagaagcagtgtaaagtgctatgagtgccaatgggtagaaaagtgctCCTCTATTCCTACTGACCTTAGTGCTAACAGATGAACTTTTCTGAACCCCTGACCCTTACCTTCTTGTCTCTGATGGTGTCAAAGCATGCTGTCTGGATTTTTTGGGCGTATTCGTGCAGTCCCATGTGACGTAGCATCATGACGGCACTGAGCAGCAGGGCAGTGGGGTTAGCGAGGTCCATGCCAGCGATGTCTGGGGCAGTGCCATGTACCTGCAAGACAAACACGCACTGAAACTATCTACCTGGAACACAGGTATGGAGGTGAGCAAGTCCATTACGTCACTTAATAGGACATGATAATGAAAATGGTGTAGCCTAAACTCCACTACGAGACGCGAATCCACAATGAACTCATGTTAGTTGTACAAACACAGTTGTGACGACGACAAACACACCGATTCAAAGATGGCGACTCCATTTGTTCCGATGTTCCCACTGGGGGTGACTCCAAGTCCTCCGATTAGACCAGCACACAGATCACTGCAACACACAGCAGTTTCAGGGCTTGTATTCCTCCCACTCAGAGCATGTGGTTATCAACAGAAGAGAATAAAACTGACCTCAGGATGTCTCCGTACAGGTTTGGCATCACCAGGACATCAAACTGGGTTGGATCCTGAACCATCTGGAAGAGCAGAACACCAGGAAAAAAACTTAGGATACGCAACAGAAAAAGAAGGGAGACTTGTTCAAAGGTTGGTGAAAACTTTGTTTTCAATTACCCTTAAATATAAAGCCCTTAAatataaagacagacaggacatttttaaacaaactctTGACTATCTGACTGGAGCTCAGACAGTTCAGATagattatgtatttatttcaatcacacaataataattaaaactgtGTTAATGTGACAACAGCAGTGTAAGTTCCAAAAAGAGTCCGGTTGTTGGGATTTTGTGTTCAGTAGTTTCCAGTGAGTAATTCATGCCGTGAAGGTGGTTTGGTACAGAGGTTTAACAAACTCACATTGAGGCACACAGTGTCCAGGTACATCTCACTGAACTTGATGTCTTTGTAGTTTTCAGCTACTTCGCGACATTTTCTCAGAAACAGACCATCGGACATTCTCCTGGAAACGAACAGCGAGTTtatcaagcagcagcagcagcaacattttccttaaaatgcaaactttgttttgttttggttgttcTGACTCTGACTGGTAGTTGCGTCTTGTGTGTTCACATAAACTGATCTCATTCGGGATGGGAACCCAAGACCTCCCTCTGTCACTGCTCAGTTATAAGACTGCGATCACAGGGAAAGTTAGTCAGAATCTGAACAATcagaacaaaacaagaaaagtggAAATTTACAATTTAGATTTCTGAAAGACACTGATGTATGGAGCTGCAGACTGAAAGTAAACAGAATCAACAAATTTTATTGATGCATTTCATGCTGTCAAACTCTGGTGGGACTTTTGTTAAATTTCTGACAGGAAAGTTATAATCAATCATACTTtgtatgcatttttttaaatgtattttcttgctaaaatattaaattatgctgtttaaaaatatggcaaaaaataatgcatttacaaaaatgtgccCACAGCAGGATTCCAGACGGGTTTACTGGTAATTTTATTCCAGAATCAGAATCATTTCTGGTGAGTCCTACTACACTGAGACTCACATGATGTTGGCTTTGTGGACGGCCGTCACGCTGTTTCTTTGGTTGTTTCTTGCATATTCGAAGGCGTACTCTGCGATGCGCCTGCTGGCATTCTCAGTGATCAGTTTGATGCTCTGAACAACGCCGTCCACAATCTGAGACAGGAGACAAGATAGCTTCAGAGCAAAGACTACACTTTTAGGAAACACTTTGGGCTACAGAGTGGGACTAGGGTCCCACTTCATCAACACTTTCAGGAACACTGTGAAGTTTACTGGACCTAAACTTTTCACATCTTCTTACTAGGTTGAGCTTCAGGACTCCTGGAAACAAAAGCTATGTTCACATCACAGCTCAGGTTGGGATTTGTTCAACAAAGTGTTAACAAAtcttttctgaaacattttatgATAGCACATAAGAAAGACATCTTAGACATTCTTCTAAACTGTGAAGTTGAAAGGAATCTTGGAGGGGGAGCGGAAGTGAGGTGATAAGACAAATTGATCAAATCCACTTGGGAAGAAGGACGGAGGGAGACACAATAAGATGTTTATGATGGATCCATGTGACAGGAAAACTTGACGGTGGGAAAGCGAAAGTAGAGACAACACATTAACATGGGGACATCGACTGGGAGCTCAAGGATCTGCACTGGTGGTTTGGTCAAGATTCAGTCCATTAATTCAACATGCAAATGACACTCTCAGTCTAAGCTTCCAACTGATTGTATTCTAAAACATCACCCCCCAAAGAAGAACAATCAGATAAAGCCGGAGTCCTAATTAGGATTCTCTTTGTGGACTAAAACCCTCAGATCTGAACTGACAGGGTGGACACATCAGGACTGTGCAGGGTTCAGGCTGAATGTGTTAGGTGCTGCTTCCTCctccttaccctgaagttgaaGAAAAGCAGAACATCCTGTCTGCAGCAGATACCTGACCTACAGGAACACAGGTAAGGGGGGCTCTGTTATTGAACACTCATTCATAGAACCGTCCCCACAGGCTTCACCTGAAACCTGCAGAGGAATTGAGTCAGACTGGATGAACAGAGCTGAAGAAACAAACTcagcagtgctgctgctgttctaaAAATATTGTCAGATAAACACAGTCAAACCAGTACATCAGATTCTGCTGCTGTTCTAGTTTTAGACCTGAAGGTGCAGCAGGAACAGGTGCTGTACTGAACATGTCAGGCTGTGAATGATAATCAATGGTGAAAACACAACAAGTAAAGTATCAGCTGACGGTATCACTGGCTCCAGTGTGAGAACATCACTGCATAAAAAAGTCAGTCAGGACTtgacattaagctttttttACTTGCCCAACAGCCAAACTTACttgtccaaaataaaaaatgtagacctattaaataataattaaaaacaaacaaacaaggatTTTgacaattatattttattaagataaataaaagagatgtaataatatttaatctCTACTTTTCGAAATTcttatttcataataaaatttGGGGCAATTGTGCCTCAGCCAGTATAAAGGTTTATCGCCTAATATCAGGGTCAGAAAAAGTATCATGTGTTATCCCTGTGACTAGGGTGTTTTAAGTTTGAATGAAGTACTGAACTTAAATGCAGatattagtttttctttaaaaaagtaaagtggttaacatttatcattttctcgTGTGGACATGGCCAACATAAAGCAGTTTGTAACATAACACTGTACAATACTACAGTTTACAGAGCATGACAATAGGCTGGTTTGGTTTTACATCGACTTTCAGCTTGTTTGCGGTAAACagtagaaaaatgaaataaaaactgtatttgtgtttcccAGCTGAGCAGATGTTGTCAGCAGCAACAGTAACATCAGCTAAAGTGAAGCACACACTGACTGTCAGGGGTTACACACAGCTACACGTTTCACATTTTCCAGATGATTGTAAAGCATTGTTACTCCGTGTCAGGGCCACTCACCATGTGTTCAATGCCGCTGTACTCGCCCTCCGTGTTCTCTCGGATGGTGACCAGGTCCACATCGGCATACGGCGTCTTGTAGCCCTCGATGGAGATGCAGGGTCGCACGTTGGCATATAGGTCAAAGGTCTTCCTGAGCAGCAGATTCATGGATGGGTGGCCTGCAGCAATGGGGGTCTTCAGGGGTCCTGCAGGAAAGAACTGGTTAGGGGGACTTCTAAAGCCATCTGACATTTATTCACTCAGCAGCTACAGACCTTTCAGCCCGATCTTGCTCTTGTCCATCGACTCTTTAGCATCCGGAGGAATCATCCACTTGCCCCCAGGTCCTTTAATGGCTGTAACGTTCCTCTCCTCCCATCTGATTGGAGCCTACAGAGAACAACGGATTACACACCTGCTGCTCTTTACAGAGACTCCTCTAGTTTTAACTGA
This window encodes:
- the LOC137108117 gene encoding isocitrate dehydrogenase [NAD] subunit alpha, mitochondrial-like, coding for MAGNVWRSMLSQVVVGAVRRPTFPSSARGMQTVTLIPGDGIGPEISTAVMKIFEAVKAPIRWEERNVTAIKGPGGKWMIPPDAKESMDKSKIGLKGPLKTPIAAGHPSMNLLLRKTFDLYANVRPCISIEGYKTPYADVDLVTIRENTEGEYSGIEHMIVDGVVQSIKLITENASRRIAEYAFEYARNNQRNSVTAVHKANIMRMSDGLFLRKCREVAENYKDIKFSEMYLDTVCLNMVQDPTQFDVLVMPNLYGDILSDLCAGLIGGLGVTPSGNIGTNGVAIFESVHGTAPDIAGMDLANPTALLLSAVMMLRHMGLHEYAQKIQTACFDTIRDKKVLTKDLGGNSKCSEFTAEICRRIQDLD